From Halotia branconii CENA392, the proteins below share one genomic window:
- a CDS encoding lysophospholipid acyltransferase family protein — protein MSRNREPFISLALYHAFKWSVVSPTLHAYFRGKIYGVENVPQSQPLVVVSNHASYFDPPIVSNCVGRPVAYMAKEELFEIPVLAQAIKLYGAYPVSRGSADRTAIRSALEYLHNGWAVGVFLQGTRTPDGRVTDPKRGAALLAAKAQAPLLPVSVWGTEKILAKGSAIPRAVPLTIRIGNVITTPSSTNKEELEAVTQKCTTVINDMHDLGR, from the coding sequence GTGAGTAGAAACCGCGAACCGTTTATTAGTCTGGCACTTTACCACGCCTTTAAATGGTCGGTTGTCAGCCCTACGCTTCATGCTTACTTCCGGGGAAAGATTTATGGGGTGGAAAATGTACCCCAATCTCAACCACTAGTAGTAGTGAGTAATCATGCTAGTTACTTTGACCCACCGATTGTCTCTAATTGTGTAGGGCGGCCAGTGGCATACATGGCCAAAGAAGAGTTATTTGAAATCCCAGTTTTAGCACAAGCAATTAAACTATATGGCGCTTACCCAGTCAGTAGGGGAAGCGCCGATCGCACTGCCATTCGTTCAGCTCTAGAATATCTCCATAATGGTTGGGCTGTAGGTGTTTTCTTACAAGGTACTCGTACCCCAGATGGTAGAGTTACAGACCCTAAAAGAGGCGCAGCATTGTTGGCAGCTAAGGCACAAGCACCTTTGTTACCAGTGAGTGTATGGGGAACTGAGAAAATTTTAGCAAAAGGTTCGGCAATACCCCGTGCAGTTCCTCTTACTATCAGAATTGGCAATGTGATTACTACTCCTAGTTCGACAAATAAAGAGGAACTGGAAGCGGTAACACAAAAATGTACAACAGTAATTAATGATATGCACGACTTAGGGCGATAA
- the rplL gene encoding 50S ribosomal protein L7/L12, with the protein MSAATDQILEQLKTLSLLEASELVKQIEEAFGVSAAAPAGGMMMMAPGGGGAAAAEPVEEKTEFDVILESVPADKKIAVLKIVREITGLGLKEAKDLVEAAPKSVKEALPKDAAEDAKKRIEEAGGKVTVK; encoded by the coding sequence ATGTCTGCTGCAACCGATCAAATTTTAGAACAATTGAAAACTTTGTCTTTGTTGGAAGCATCTGAATTAGTTAAACAAATTGAAGAAGCTTTTGGCGTGAGTGCTGCTGCACCTGCTGGTGGCATGATGATGATGGCTCCTGGTGGTGGCGGTGCTGCGGCTGCTGAACCAGTAGAAGAAAAGACCGAATTTGATGTGATTTTAGAATCAGTTCCTGCTGATAAAAAGATTGCTGTACTGAAGATTGTCCGGGAAATCACTGGTTTAGGTCTCAAAGAAGCAAAAGATTTGGTGGAAGCTGCACCCAAGTCAGTTAAAGAAGCTCTTCCCAAGGATGCCGCTGAAGATGCGAAGAAACGCATCGAAGAAGCTGGTGGTAAAGTAACTGTGAAGTAG
- the rplJ gene encoding 50S ribosomal protein L10, with product MGRTLESKKEIVADLKETLNESTLALVIDYQGLTVSQITDLRQRLRPSGAVCKVTKNTLMGIAIEGEEKWQPMSELLQGASAFLLVKEDFSSAIKAYQDFQKATKKTELRGGVMEGRLLKETDVKALGDLPSKEQLIAQIAGAINALATKIAVGINEVPGSLARALQAKADKEQDGSAESATETVAE from the coding sequence ATGGGTAGAACGTTAGAAAGTAAAAAAGAGATAGTTGCTGACCTCAAAGAAACTTTGAATGAGTCAACTTTGGCACTGGTCATTGACTATCAGGGGCTAACAGTTTCTCAAATCACTGACTTAAGGCAGCGACTGCGTCCTAGTGGTGCTGTTTGCAAAGTGACTAAAAACACCTTAATGGGCATTGCTATTGAAGGTGAGGAAAAATGGCAGCCGATGTCGGAATTGCTGCAAGGTGCTTCTGCCTTTTTGTTAGTTAAAGAGGATTTCTCGTCTGCAATTAAGGCTTACCAAGATTTCCAGAAAGCCACCAAGAAGACAGAACTTCGCGGCGGCGTTATGGAAGGCCGACTGCTCAAAGAAACAGATGTCAAAGCTCTAGGAGATTTGCCATCCAAGGAACAGCTCATCGCTCAAATTGCCGGAGCTATCAATGCTTTGGCTACGAAGATTGCTGTGGGTATCAACGAAGTTCCCGGTTCGCTGGCTCGTGCCTTACAGGCTAAGGCTGACAAAGAACAAGATGGTAGTGCTGAAAGTGCTACTGAAACTGTTGCTGAATAA
- the rplA gene encoding 50S ribosomal protein L1, whose amino-acid sequence MAKKISRRLQALQEKIEDRDYAPLEALNLLKETATAKFPEAAEAHIRLGIDPKYTDQQLRTTVALPKGTGQAVRVAVIARGEKVTEASNAGADLAGSEELINEIQQGMMDFDKLIATPDVMPQVAKLGKLLGPRGLMPSPKGGTVTFDVASAIAEFKAGKLEFRADRTGIVHVMFGKVSFSPEDLLINLKALQETIDRNRPSGAKGRYWRTVYVSATMGPSISIDVSALRDLKLTEAA is encoded by the coding sequence ATGGCAAAAAAAATATCGCGCCGTTTGCAAGCGCTGCAAGAAAAAATAGAAGACAGGGATTATGCACCTTTAGAAGCTTTAAACCTTCTCAAAGAGACTGCAACAGCCAAATTTCCCGAAGCCGCTGAAGCACATATCCGGCTAGGGATTGATCCTAAATATACAGACCAACAGTTACGGACAACGGTAGCGCTGCCCAAAGGTACAGGACAAGCCGTCCGGGTAGCGGTAATCGCTAGGGGTGAAAAAGTTACAGAAGCAAGCAATGCTGGTGCGGATTTAGCTGGTTCAGAAGAATTGATTAACGAAATTCAACAAGGGATGATGGATTTCGATAAGTTGATTGCCACACCGGATGTCATGCCGCAGGTAGCGAAGCTCGGTAAGTTATTAGGTCCTCGTGGTTTGATGCCATCGCCCAAAGGTGGAACGGTAACATTTGACGTAGCAAGTGCGATCGCAGAATTTAAAGCTGGTAAATTAGAATTTCGAGCTGATCGGACTGGTATTGTCCATGTTATGTTTGGGAAAGTATCCTTCTCGCCTGAAGATTTGTTAATCAACTTGAAGGCGTTGCAAGAAACAATTGACCGTAACCGTCCTTCAGGAGCTAAAGGTCGTTATTGGCGCACAGTATATGTGTCTGCCACTATGGGACCATCGATTAGTATCGATGTCAGCGCCCTACGGGATTTGAAACTGACCGAAGCAGCTTAA